The following proteins are encoded in a genomic region of Populus nigra chromosome 16, ddPopNigr1.1, whole genome shotgun sequence:
- the LOC133675996 gene encoding low affinity inorganic phosphate transporter 4-like yields MSSSNLAVLNALDNARIQLYHVTAIIIAGMGFFTDAYDLFCISTVSKLLGRLYYYDPITGNPGKLPTNVNNVVTGVALVGTLSGQLVFGWAGDKLGRKKVYGVTLIIMVICAIGSGISFGSSAKSVIGTLCFFRFWLGFGIGGDYPLSATIMSEYANKKTRGKFIAAVFAMQGVGIIFAGLVSMILSKIFLSRYHAVPFSKDPILSTQPQADFLWRIVLMLGALPAMLTFFWRMKMPESGRYTALIEGNAKKAAADMGRVLDIDIQEESDKLSEIRASNNYELLSWEFFDRHGYHLIGTMSTWFLLDIAFYSQNLTQKDIFPAMGLTKQAADLSALEEVYETSCAMFIVALLGTFPGYWFTVLFIESLGRFFIQVMGFIMMSSFMLLMGVFYDSLKEHKWLFALLYGLTFFFANFGPNSTTFVLPAELFPTRLRSTCHALSAAAGKAGAMIGAFVVQTYTLDGDVTKIKRALLALSFTNILGACFTFFLSETKGKSLEEISGEDGGQNI; encoded by the coding sequence ATGTCCTCGTCAAATTTAGCGGTGCTTAATGCTCTTGACAATGCTAGGATACAATTGTACCATGTCACTGCGATTATCATCGCAGGCATGGGATTTTTCACCGATGCTTATGATCTTTTTTGCATCTCCACCGTGTCGAAACTCCTCGGTCGCCTCTATTACTATGATCCAATTACAGGAAATCCAGGAAAGCTTCCAACAAATGTCAACAACGTGGTTACTGGTGTAGCCCTAGTTGGTACACTAAGTGGCCAACTAGTCTTTGGTTGGGCTGGTGACAAACTAGGCCGCAAAAAGGTTTATGGTGTCACTTTGATTATCATGGTCATCTGTGCTATTGGCTCAGGCATATCCTTTGGATCATCAGCCAAATCTGTGATTGGCACACTTTGTTTCTTCAGATTTTGGCTAGGGTTTGGCATTGGTGGTGATTATCCACTTTCCGCGACGATAATGTCTGAGTATGCAAACAAGAAAACTCGTGGGAAATTTATAGCTGCTGTGTTTGCTATGCAAGGAGTAGGAATTATTTTCGCCGGGCTAGTGTCAATGATTCTTTCTAAGATTTTTCTCTCTCGTTATCATGCTGTGCCGTTTAGCAAAGATCCTATATTGTCTACGCAACCTCAGGCGGATTTTCTTTGGAGAATTGTGCTAATGCTTGGTGCTTTGCCCGCCATGTTAACATTCTTTTGGCGGATGAAGATGCCCGAAAGCGGTCGTTACACCGCTCTAATTGAAGGGAATGCTAAAAAAGCCGCAGCCGATATGGGAAGAGTTCTTGATATTGATATCCAAGAAGAATCAGACAAGTTGTCCGAGATCAGGGCCTCAAACAATTACGAGCTACTATCCTGGGAGTTCTTTGATCGGCATGGATATCACTTGATAGGTACAATGAGCACATGGTTCTTGTTGGATATAGCATTCTATAGCCAAAATTTAACACAAAAGGACATATTTCCAGCTATGGGATTAACGAAACAAGCTGCTGATCTTAGTGCTTTAGAGGAAGTCTACGAGACATCTTGTGCCATGTTCATCGTTGCATTGCTTGGCACATTCCCTGGTTACTGGTTCACCGTCTTGTTCATTGAAAGTCTAGGCCGGTTTTTTATCCAGGTCATGGGGTTTATCATGATGTCAAGCTTCATGCTGCTTATGGGAGTTTTCTATGATAGTCTTAAAGAACATAAGTGGCTATTTGCACTTCTCTACGGCCTAACATTTTTCTTTGCCAATTTCGGTCCGAATAGCACAACGTTTGTGCTTCCCGCAGAGTTGTTTCCAACCCGACTCAGATCAACTTGCCACGCATTGAGCGCCGCGGCCGGAAAGGCTGGAGCCATGATTGGGGCATTTGTGGTTCAAACATATACTTTGGATGGGGATGTTACCAAAATAAAGCGTGCTTTGTTGGCTCTGTCCTTCACCAATATTCTAGGGGCTTGTTTCACGTTCTTCCTGTCGGAGACCAAAGGGAAGTCTTTGGAGGAGATATCCGGCGAAGATGGTGGTCAGAATATATAG
- the LOC133675521 gene encoding arabinogalactan protein 41-like — MAVSNISFGVLAATVAMICAIFMPLAHGQSSAPAPSPTSDGTAIDQGIACILMLVALVLTYLIH, encoded by the exons atggcTGTTTCTAACATTTCATTTGGAGTTTTAGCTGCCACTGTTGCCATGATTTGCGCCATCTTTATGCCTTTGGCTCATGGCCAATCCTCAGCTCCTGCTCCATCACCCACAAGCGATG GCACTGCAATAGATCAAGGAATAGCTTGTATTCTGATGCTTGTGGCATTGGTGCTCACATACCTTATTCACTGA
- the LOC133675289 gene encoding uncharacterized protein LOC133675289 — translation MEASAVEVEIKVLKNCKCGEFEKRIVELEWDIQKKSIEYHELEAKLKELGEEKNGLANEVNGLRAKIGEVKEVDGVVDLTAEEEEDKMVQLMIENKVLECEKKSAAREVEVWKEKYKELELYALKLNGGVVLKGGKRGQDGADATCNTPGTPFNDVMRSHTVCGKPSVYLDSEGKCGGQVRKSLSFEESKSPSKKIAPSTPGYVRRAAPNVINIGDSDDEFDTNGIQTVTSDGQGNGKVCISMDHPLERTPDSKNRKISEISLKGAVCNQIRKEYMDAVYDNVPHVSIPKRKRAANVIASDTESDVDDNVPISKLKKLHLQESIPHVVSMDSVPPKSDDVKGPVTRSRRRLATLRNDEGKVKASISPSNTSKTNYHRGIPTTDDLEDSESDDAGSDSEGGSLDGFIVSDDTYASDADDTSSESEEKPNDVNDAFGLSDDGSDDDTDFGMILSRFQRSKDHKFKWEFEGDMLSDFGKDPELCMKAVCALYRQQSDEEKLNKETLHDNGRGFSKFDAPRGSKLAEFLIDGDPSGDLKKSVLELQAYNSKGVTLCRKLATHYSKQLFQIYKNKEDPLFLPQDQASQ, via the exons ATGGAGGCGAGCGCAGTGGAAGTGGAAATCAAAGTCTTGAAGAATTGTAAGTGTGGTGAATTTGAGAAGAGGATAGTAGAATTAGAATGGgatattcaaaagaaaagcaTCGAGTATCATGAACTTGAAGCTAAGCTTAAGGAActtggagaggaaaaaaatggtCTTGCAAATGAAGTAAACGGTTTGAGGGCAAAGATTGGTGAAGTTAAAGAGGTGGATGGTGTGGTTGATTTGACCGCGGAGGAAGAGGAAGATAAGATGGTGCAGTTAATGATTGAGAACAAAGTTTTGGAATGCGAGAAGAAAAGCGCTGCAAGAGAAGTTGAAGTTTGGAAGGAAAAGTACAAGGAATTGGAGTTGTATGCTCTGAAACTGAATGGTGGTGTGGTATTGAAAGGTGGGAAGCGAGGTCAAGATGGTGCAGATGCTACTTGCAATACTCCAG GCACACCTTTCAATGACGTTATGCGTAGCCACACTGTTTGCGGAAAGCCAAGTGTCTATTTAGACTCTGAAGGGAAATGTGGTGGACAAGTTAGAAAGAGTTTATCATTTGAAGAAAGCAAAAGCCCAAGCAAAAAGATAGCCCCATCAACCCCAGGTTATGTTCGTCGTGCTGCTCCAAATGTTATCAACATTGGTGACAGTGACGATGAATTTGATACCAACGGTATACAAACGGTTACTTCTGACGGCCAGGGAAATGGAAAGGTTTGCATTTCAATGGATCATCCACTAGAGAGAACTCCAGATAGTAAAAACCGAAAGATTTCAGAGATCAGTTTAAAGGGGGCAGTTTGCAACCAGATTCGCAAAGAATATATGGATGCTGTCTATGATAATGTTCCACATGTTTCGATTCCCAAAAGAAAAAGAGCTGCTAATGTTATTGCTAGTGATACTGAGAGTGATGTAGATGACAATGTTCCAATATCTAAACTAAAGAAGTTGCATCTTCAGGAATCAATTCCTCATGTAGTAAGTATGGATAGTGTGCCTCCCAAGAGTGATGATGTTAAAGGTCCTGTAACTCGTTCAAGGCGGCGTTTAGCAACATTGAGGAATGATGAAGGAAAAGTTAAGGCAAGTATCTCTCCAAGTAACACCTCTAAAACCAACTACCATCGAGGAATTCCTACAACAGATGATCTTGAAGATAGTGAATCTGATGATGCTGGATCAGACAGTGAAGGTGGGAGCTTGGATGGATTTATTGTGAGTGATGACACCTATGCATCTGATGCTGATGATACTTCAAGTGAGTCAGAAGAGAAACCAAATGATGTAAATGATGCTTTTGGCCTGTCAGATGATGGATCAGATGACGACACTGACTTTGGGATGATTTTGTCTAGATTTCAAAGGAGCAAGGATCATAAGTTCAAGTGGGAGTTTGAGGGAGATATGCTCTCAGACTTTGGTAAAGATCCTGAACTGTGTATGAAAGCTGTGTGCGCTCTCTATCGGCAGCAAAGTGACGAGGAAAAACTTAACAAGGAAACATTGCATGACAATGGTCGAGGATTTAGCAAATTTGATGCCCCCAG GGGCAGTAAGTTGGCTGAGTTTCTCATTGATGGAGACCCCTCTGGTGATCTAAAGAAATCTGTCCTGGAGCTGCAAGCTTACAACTCGAAAGGTGTTACACTGTGCCGAAAATTGGCTACTCACTACTCTAAACAATTGTTTCAGATCTACAAGAACAAAGAGGATCCTCTTTTCCTCCCTCAAGACCAGGCGAGTCAATGA
- the LOC133675169 gene encoding mitochondrial carrier protein MTM1-like isoform X1, whose product MMGAEITQNQWEINNDSSSRNGHDLLALDGNHDHGGFSERGFCDAQVQQESNSAVTTTTTDGSLGIGERAVSAAGAAFLSAIIVNPLDVVKTRLQTQAAGVAYSHPLSNIISRMAYFGPTMMFADLRCSPSCTHAGVHGTVSICPPDCFQYKGTLDVFYKIIRQEGIARLWRGTNAGLALAVPTVGIYLPCYDLFRNWLEDLTAQNIPGATPYVPLVAGSLARSLACATCYPIELARTRMQAFKAAQTVKPPGVWKTLVEVLSHVRSTNNVQNVRGYRILWTGMGAQLARDVPYSAICWSTLEPTRRRLLSLVGEDPNAFKVFGANFSAAFVAGSLAAAATCPLDVAKTRRQIEKDPVRALRMTTRQTLMEVWRDGGMRALFTGVGPRVGRAGPSVGIVVSFYEVVKHLLHHRYATSE is encoded by the exons atGATGGGGGCAGAGATAACTCAAAATCAATGGGAAATAAATAACGATAGCAGCAGCAGAAACGGTCATGATTTGTTGGCTCTTGATGGTAATCATGATCATGGAGGATTTTCTGAGAGAGGATTCTGTGATGCGCAGGTGCAACAAGAATCGAATAGTGCAGTCACAACAACTACGACAGATGGGAGTTTAGGGATTGGAGAAAGAGCTGTGTCTGCTGCTGGTGCGGCGTTTTTGTCTGCTATTATTGTTAACCCTCTTGATGTTGTCAAG ACAAGGTTGCAAACACAGGCAGCTGGAGTTGCATACTCACACCCCTTAAGTAACATTATAAGTAGAATGGCATATTTTGGGCCAACCATG ATGTTCGCTGATTTAAGGTGCTCACCATCATGTACACATGCTGGGGTTCATGGAACAGTGTCAATTTGTCCTCCTGATTGTTTTCAGTATAAGGGAACTCTAGATGTTTTCTACAAAATCATACGGCAG GAAGGAATTGCGAGGCTATGGAGAGGCACAAATGCTGGTCTGGCTCTGGCTGTACCGACA GTTGGGATCTACCTCCCATGCTATGATTTATTTCGAAACTGGCTGGAGGATCTAACTGCTCAAAATATTCCTGGTGCTACTCCATATGTGCCTTTGGTAGCAGGCTCATTGGCACGTTCGTTAGCTTGCGCAACTTGCTATCCTATCGAACTTGCTAGAACCCGCATGCAG GCATTTAAGGCAGCTCAAACTGTTAAACCTCCGGGAGTTTGGAAAACATTAGTGGAGGTCCTCTCCCATGTCAGAAGTACAAACAATGTTCAAAATG TGAGAGGCTATCGCATCTTGTGGACAGGCATGGGAGCACAACTTGCTCGTGATGTTCCATACTCGGCAATTTGTTGGTCAACCCTTGAGCCA ACCAGGAGAAGGCTTCTAAGTTTGGTTGGCGAGGACCCCAATGCTTTTAAAGTCTTTGGAGCAAACTTTTCTGCTGCTTTTGTCGCAGGAAGTCTTGCTGCTGCTGCCACATGCCCTCTAGATGTTGCAAAAACCCGCCGGCAGATAGAG AAGGATCCTGTTAGAGCATTGAGGATGACTACGCGGCAAACATTGATGGAGGTTTGGAG GGATGGAGGAATGAGGGCACTTTTCACAGGTGTTGGTCCTCGTGTTGGCCGTGCCGGGCCATCTGTTGGGATTGTGGTTTCGTTTTATGAAGTCGTGAAGCATCTTCTACATCACAGATATGCAACTTCAGAATAA
- the LOC133675169 gene encoding mitochondrial carrier protein MTM1-like isoform X2, protein MGLNHYQLFNWRKILQEGIARLWRGTNAGLALAVPTVGIYLPCYDLFRNWLEDLTAQNIPGATPYVPLVAGSLARSLACATCYPIELARTRMQAFKAAQTVKPPGVWKTLVEVLSHVRSTNNVQNVRGYRILWTGMGAQLARDVPYSAICWSTLEPTRRRLLSLVGEDPNAFKVFGANFSAAFVAGSLAAAATCPLDVAKTRRQIEKDPVRALRMTTRQTLMEVWRDGGMRALFTGVGPRVGRAGPSVGIVVSFYEVVKHLLHHRYATSE, encoded by the exons atggGCTTGAACCACTATCAATTGTTTAACTGGAGGAAAATTTTGCAGGAAGGAATTGCGAGGCTATGGAGAGGCACAAATGCTGGTCTGGCTCTGGCTGTACCGACA GTTGGGATCTACCTCCCATGCTATGATTTATTTCGAAACTGGCTGGAGGATCTAACTGCTCAAAATATTCCTGGTGCTACTCCATATGTGCCTTTGGTAGCAGGCTCATTGGCACGTTCGTTAGCTTGCGCAACTTGCTATCCTATCGAACTTGCTAGAACCCGCATGCAG GCATTTAAGGCAGCTCAAACTGTTAAACCTCCGGGAGTTTGGAAAACATTAGTGGAGGTCCTCTCCCATGTCAGAAGTACAAACAATGTTCAAAATG TGAGAGGCTATCGCATCTTGTGGACAGGCATGGGAGCACAACTTGCTCGTGATGTTCCATACTCGGCAATTTGTTGGTCAACCCTTGAGCCA ACCAGGAGAAGGCTTCTAAGTTTGGTTGGCGAGGACCCCAATGCTTTTAAAGTCTTTGGAGCAAACTTTTCTGCTGCTTTTGTCGCAGGAAGTCTTGCTGCTGCTGCCACATGCCCTCTAGATGTTGCAAAAACCCGCCGGCAGATAGAG AAGGATCCTGTTAGAGCATTGAGGATGACTACGCGGCAAACATTGATGGAGGTTTGGAG GGATGGAGGAATGAGGGCACTTTTCACAGGTGTTGGTCCTCGTGTTGGCCGTGCCGGGCCATCTGTTGGGATTGTGGTTTCGTTTTATGAAGTCGTGAAGCATCTTCTACATCACAGATATGCAACTTCAGAATAA